A portion of the Burkholderia sp. GAS332 genome contains these proteins:
- a CDS encoding CubicO group peptidase, beta-lactamase class C family → MLQCVKVTVGCILALSCAIAQSDAVFSDTGYAADAYGAADHYPLPIPGHARTQKQFVGYYTHFDEIRPADPIAKAGAPSTLKSSEHELTLNYPYGGQFHSIDDYLDRNPVTGLLIARGDTILYEHYRYARKDTDRFMSQSMAKTLVGMLIGIAISEGAIHSIDDLADAYVPELANNAYGQTSIRDLLHMSSGVHFFEDSNPGDDRDKLGRDLFSPNGVGAIEAVKRFDQRDRAPGTHFSYASIETEVLGLVLSHATHMSVAQYASERIWKKMGMESDASWGRDATGQDITYCCVSATLRDWARLGLMLAYDGKWNGKQIVPRDWVLQATSIASPDSFLAAGKANPIFGYGYQVWILPGDHRMFALQGMDGQRIIVDPRSKLVFVQTAVWTSDHDPGMREVYALWNALVAQYG, encoded by the coding sequence ATGCTGCAATGCGTTAAGGTGACCGTGGGCTGCATTCTGGCGTTGTCATGTGCGATAGCGCAGTCGGACGCGGTGTTCTCCGACACCGGCTATGCCGCTGACGCTTACGGTGCTGCGGATCACTATCCACTCCCCATCCCCGGCCACGCGAGAACACAGAAGCAGTTCGTCGGCTATTACACCCATTTCGACGAGATCCGTCCCGCCGATCCGATTGCCAAGGCCGGCGCTCCGTCCACACTTAAATCCTCCGAACACGAACTCACCCTGAACTACCCGTACGGGGGCCAGTTTCACAGTATCGATGACTATCTCGACCGCAATCCGGTGACCGGCCTGCTTATCGCTCGCGGCGACACAATCCTTTACGAGCATTATCGCTACGCACGGAAAGACACCGACCGGTTCATGTCGCAGTCCATGGCGAAAACACTCGTCGGAATGCTGATCGGTATCGCCATATCGGAAGGGGCCATTCACTCGATTGACGATCTTGCCGACGCCTATGTGCCGGAGTTGGCTAACAATGCTTACGGCCAGACCTCAATTCGTGATCTGCTGCACATGTCTTCCGGCGTCCATTTCTTTGAGGACAGCAACCCTGGCGACGATCGGGACAAGCTAGGCCGCGACCTCTTCAGCCCGAACGGCGTAGGGGCAATCGAAGCCGTCAAGCGGTTCGATCAACGCGACCGCGCGCCCGGCACGCATTTCAGCTACGCAAGTATCGAAACGGAAGTGCTTGGCCTGGTGTTGAGCCATGCAACACATATGTCGGTGGCACAGTACGCGAGCGAGCGCATCTGGAAGAAGATGGGCATGGAGTCGGATGCGTCATGGGGACGTGATGCGACCGGGCAGGACATTACCTACTGCTGCGTGAGCGCTACGCTGCGTGATTGGGCAAGACTCGGACTGATGCTGGCCTATGACGGCAAGTGGAACGGTAAGCAGATCGTGCCGCGCGACTGGGTGCTACAGGCAACAAGCATCGCCTCTCCCGATAGTTTTCTTGCCGCAGGCAAGGCCAACCCGATTTTCGGTTACGGGTATCAGGTCTGGATACTGCCGGGCGACCACCGCATGTTCGCGCTGCAAGGCATGGACGGTCAAAGAATCATTGTCGATCCACGTTCGAAGCTCGTATTCGTGCAAACAGCCGTATGGACCAGCGATCACGATCCCGGCATGCGGGAAGTCTATGCACTATGGAACGCACTTGTTGCGCAGTACGGATAG
- a CDS encoding concentrative nucleoside transporter, CNT family, with translation MALIARNILGIAVLLLIAFIFSTNRRAIRLRTVITALLAQIGIGAFILFVPLGKTILASVASGVNDVLGYGNAGIAFLFGGLVQAKMFQVFGDGGFIFAVRVLPAIIFVTALISVLYYIGVMRWIVLVLGTLFHKLLGVSKLESFSAVTTIFLGQSEMPAVVKPFVRDMTGAELFAVMSSGMAAIAGSVLAGYAGLGVRVDYLLAASFMAVPGGLLFAKILHPTTEPSRVHLEHLSFDEKRPANVIEAASSGATVGLKIAVMVGAMLIAFVGLIALLNGIVGGIGGWFGHPQLSMQSVLGTVFAPLAYLIGVPWNEAAIAGDFLGQKIILNEFVAYASLSPYLKDAASVSAAGLQALDPRTLAILSFALCGFANFASIAVLTGGFSAVAPERRAEVARYGLRVVLAATLSNLMSATIAGMFLTLN, from the coding sequence ATGGCACTGATCGCACGAAACATCCTCGGAATTGCCGTCCTGCTGCTTATCGCCTTCATCTTTTCGACTAACCGCCGCGCCATCCGCTTACGGACTGTAATTACGGCGTTGCTTGCGCAGATCGGTATCGGCGCGTTCATTCTCTTCGTGCCGCTCGGCAAGACGATCCTCGCGTCCGTCGCGTCCGGCGTCAATGATGTACTCGGCTATGGCAACGCGGGCATCGCGTTTCTGTTCGGCGGCCTCGTGCAAGCGAAGATGTTCCAGGTCTTCGGCGATGGCGGATTCATTTTTGCCGTGCGGGTGCTGCCGGCCATCATCTTCGTGACCGCGCTGATTTCGGTGCTGTACTACATCGGCGTGATGCGCTGGATCGTGCTCGTGCTCGGCACGCTGTTTCACAAACTGCTCGGGGTATCGAAGCTCGAATCGTTCTCGGCCGTGACCACCATCTTCCTGGGCCAAAGCGAAATGCCTGCCGTGGTCAAGCCGTTCGTGCGCGACATGACCGGCGCCGAACTGTTCGCGGTCATGTCGAGCGGCATGGCGGCGATTGCCGGTTCGGTGCTGGCCGGCTATGCGGGCCTCGGGGTGCGGGTTGACTATCTGCTGGCTGCGTCGTTCATGGCGGTGCCCGGCGGCTTGCTGTTCGCGAAGATCCTTCACCCGACCACCGAACCGAGTCGCGTGCATCTCGAGCATCTCAGCTTCGACGAAAAGCGTCCCGCGAATGTGATTGAAGCCGCGAGTTCAGGCGCGACAGTGGGCCTGAAAATCGCCGTGATGGTCGGCGCGATGCTGATCGCGTTCGTCGGCTTGATCGCGCTGCTCAACGGCATTGTGGGTGGCATAGGCGGCTGGTTCGGCCATCCGCAACTGTCGATGCAGTCGGTGCTCGGCACGGTGTTCGCGCCGCTCGCGTATCTGATCGGTGTGCCGTGGAACGAAGCCGCAATCGCCGGCGACTTTCTCGGCCAGAAGATCATTCTGAATGAATTTGTCGCTTATGCATCGCTGTCGCCGTATCTGAAAGATGCCGCCAGCGTGAGCGCGGCCGGCTTGCAGGCGCTCGATCCGCGTACCCTTGCTATTCTGTCGTTTGCGTTGTGCGGCTTCGCGAACTTTGCGTCGATCGCGGTGCTGACCGGTGGTTTTAGCGCTGTCGCGCCGGAACGCCGCGCTGAAGTCGCGCGCTATGGCCTGCGTGTCGTGCTCGCCGCTACACTCTCGAACCTGATGAGCGCGACGATTGCGGGTATGTTCCTGACGCTGAATTGA
- a CDS encoding ketopantoate reductase, which produces MRILVVGAGAVGGYFGGRLAAAGEDVTFLVRPGRAEKLQRDGLVINSARGNLTLRDVKTILAGVGAEPFDLVLLSCKAYSLDDAIDSFAPLVGESTLILPMLNGMRHIDVLKEKFGASRVLGGQCVIAATLSPEQHIMHLNETHAITFGELDGGTSERVEAIADAMAGANFDAVISDNILLRMWEKWVFLATLAAGTCLMRGSVGDILAAPDGKRIFENLLGECRGVAENNGFTMGPDFDARATQTLFTPSPLTASMMRDVENHSHTEADHILGDLISRGGDAQKGEHGLSLLRIAYSHLKTYEARQTRTS; this is translated from the coding sequence ATGCGAATTCTAGTCGTAGGGGCGGGCGCCGTGGGCGGCTATTTCGGTGGACGTCTCGCAGCGGCAGGCGAGGACGTGACCTTCCTCGTGCGCCCCGGCCGTGCGGAAAAACTCCAGCGTGACGGTCTCGTCATCAACAGCGCGCGCGGCAATCTCACGTTGCGCGACGTCAAGACGATACTCGCCGGCGTTGGCGCGGAGCCGTTCGATCTGGTGCTGCTCAGTTGCAAAGCCTACAGTCTCGACGACGCGATCGATTCGTTTGCGCCGCTGGTCGGCGAGTCGACGCTGATTCTGCCGATGCTCAACGGCATGCGCCATATCGACGTGCTCAAGGAAAAGTTCGGTGCGTCACGCGTACTGGGCGGTCAATGCGTGATCGCGGCGACGCTCAGCCCTGAGCAGCACATCATGCATCTGAACGAAACGCACGCGATCACCTTCGGTGAACTGGACGGCGGCACGTCCGAGCGCGTAGAGGCGATCGCGGACGCGATGGCCGGCGCGAACTTCGATGCGGTGATCAGCGACAACATCCTGCTGCGCATGTGGGAAAAGTGGGTGTTCCTGGCCACACTGGCGGCCGGTACGTGCTTGATGCGTGGTTCGGTCGGCGATATTCTGGCGGCGCCCGATGGCAAGCGCATCTTTGAAAACCTGCTCGGCGAGTGCCGTGGCGTGGCCGAAAACAATGGCTTCACCATGGGCCCGGACTTCGATGCCCGAGCGACCCAAACGCTCTTCACGCCTTCGCCGCTCACGGCTTCGATGATGCGCGACGTCGAAAATCATTCGCATACCGAGGCGGATCACATTCTCGGCGATCTGATCTCGCGTGGCGGCGATGCGCAGAAGGGCGAGCACGGCTTGTCGCTGCTGCGTATCGCCTATAGTCATCTGAAGACGTATGAAGCGAGGCAGACCCGCACGTCGTGA
- a CDS encoding Inosine-uridine nucleoside N-ribohydrolase — protein sequence MSKHKVIYDTDPGVDDAMALVFQARHPDIELLGLTSVFGNATIETTTRNARFLAGRFAPGVPVAQGAAAPLKRAAPEPLAWIHGDNGLGNVAIEAGVEAALDARPAHRFIIDTVRAHPGEVTLIAVGPLTNLALALADDPQIAPLVKQVVIMGGAFGTDGVLGNVTPAAEANILGDPDAADRVLGAPWPVAIVGLDVTQRTIMSRDYLASLRDRGGAAGQFVWDVSRHYEAFHEQSAQLRGIYVHDSSAVTYVLAPHLYTTRSGPVRVLTDGIAVGQTIQKPSTMPVPAPDWDSRPECTVCLDVDVPGMLALYEHTLCGTL from the coding sequence ATGAGCAAGCACAAGGTTATCTACGACACCGATCCCGGTGTGGACGATGCGATGGCGCTCGTTTTCCAGGCGCGGCATCCGGACATCGAATTGCTCGGTTTGACGAGCGTATTCGGCAATGCCACGATCGAGACCACCACGCGCAATGCGCGTTTCCTGGCCGGGCGATTCGCGCCGGGCGTGCCGGTTGCACAGGGCGCTGCCGCTCCGCTCAAGCGCGCAGCGCCCGAGCCGCTCGCCTGGATTCACGGCGACAACGGACTTGGCAACGTCGCGATCGAAGCCGGGGTTGAAGCCGCGCTCGACGCACGCCCCGCGCACCGCTTCATCATCGACACGGTGCGCGCGCATCCCGGCGAAGTCACGCTGATCGCCGTGGGCCCGCTCACGAACCTGGCGTTGGCGCTGGCCGACGATCCGCAGATCGCCCCGCTGGTCAAGCAGGTGGTCATCATGGGCGGCGCGTTCGGCACGGACGGCGTGCTCGGCAACGTGACCCCCGCCGCCGAAGCGAACATCCTCGGCGACCCCGATGCCGCTGACAGGGTGCTCGGCGCGCCGTGGCCGGTGGCGATCGTGGGGCTCGACGTCACGCAGCGCACCATCATGAGCCGGGACTATCTGGCGTCGCTGCGCGATCGCGGCGGTGCAGCAGGGCAGTTCGTGTGGGACGTGTCGCGGCACTACGAGGCCTTTCATGAGCAAAGCGCGCAACTCAGGGGCATTTACGTCCATGACTCGTCGGCGGTCACCTATGTGCTGGCGCCGCATCTTTATACGACGCGCAGTGGCCCCGTACGCGTGCTGACGGACGGTATCGCGGTGGGTCAGACCATCCAGAAGCCCTCTACGATGCCGGTGCCCGCGCCGGACTGGGACAGCCGGCCCGAGTGCACAGTCTGTCTGGACGTGGATGTGCCCGGGATGCTCGCGCTTTACGAGCACACCCTTTGTGGCACGCTGTAG
- a CDS encoding cytidine deaminase yields the protein MNMEQLLERAGIAREKAYAPYSKFKVGAALLTKDGTVFDGCNVENASYGLCNCAERTAFFSAISAGYQRDQFAALAVIGDTDGPIAPCGACRQVIIELGGPELPIRLGNLHGATRDTTAREQLPDAFYL from the coding sequence ATGAACATGGAACAACTGCTGGAACGCGCGGGTATTGCGCGAGAAAAGGCCTACGCGCCTTATTCGAAGTTCAAGGTCGGCGCCGCGCTGCTGACCAAAGACGGCACCGTATTCGACGGCTGCAACGTCGAGAATGCATCGTATGGACTGTGCAATTGCGCTGAACGTACGGCGTTTTTTAGCGCAATTTCCGCGGGCTATCAGCGCGACCAGTTCGCCGCGCTTGCCGTGATCGGCGATACGGATGGACCGATCGCACCATGTGGCGCGTGCCGCCAGGTGATCATCGAACTGGGCGGCCCCGAATTGCCGATCCGCCTCGGCAATCTGCATGGCGCGACCCGTGACACCACTGCGCGTGAACAATTGCCGGACGCGTTCTATCTATGA
- a CDS encoding transcriptional regulator, LysR family: MKQNFTVRQGALDGVEVFLSVAQHRSFRKAAAELGVTPSAVSQTVRVLEARIGAALFTRTTRSVGLTEAGERFLSRAKPAFEELVAAGEVARGLGQRPSGLLRLTVPRAVVPILLEPLIASFCKAYPEIEVELATSKEVIDLAAEGFDAGIRLGHLVAADMVAVPLTPPLRLIVVGSPDYFAAHDQPVETDDLRQHACLRWRRSSGALASWSFNVNGQAIEIAVSGPLIASDFPTMLGAAIEGLGLAQLPEPMVAEGLRTARLVHVLEAYAPVIPGVFLCYPSRRQILPKLRAFIDHVKNRPAGDGKAQIHSVSGPVGSRKKGPFA; encoded by the coding sequence ATGAAGCAGAACTTCACAGTCAGGCAGGGCGCGCTCGATGGCGTGGAGGTTTTCTTGAGCGTTGCCCAGCATCGCAGCTTTCGCAAGGCAGCTGCAGAACTCGGCGTGACGCCATCGGCCGTCAGCCAGACGGTGCGCGTGCTCGAAGCGCGCATTGGCGCAGCGCTCTTTACACGCACCACGCGCAGCGTTGGCCTGACCGAGGCCGGCGAACGGTTTCTTTCGCGCGCCAAGCCCGCTTTCGAGGAACTTGTCGCTGCCGGCGAGGTTGCGCGCGGGCTCGGTCAGCGGCCGTCGGGATTGCTGCGTCTCACCGTACCGCGCGCGGTTGTCCCGATCCTGCTGGAGCCGCTGATCGCATCCTTCTGCAAGGCCTATCCCGAGATCGAGGTGGAGCTTGCCACCAGCAAGGAGGTGATCGATCTTGCGGCGGAAGGATTCGACGCCGGCATCCGGCTGGGGCATCTCGTCGCCGCCGACATGGTCGCGGTACCGTTGACGCCGCCGTTGCGCCTCATCGTTGTCGGTAGTCCTGATTACTTCGCAGCGCATGACCAACCCGTGGAGACGGACGATCTGCGCCAACACGCATGCCTGCGATGGCGGCGGTCCAGCGGCGCACTCGCGTCATGGTCATTCAACGTTAACGGGCAGGCGATCGAAATCGCCGTATCCGGTCCACTGATCGCCAGCGATTTTCCGACCATGCTGGGCGCGGCGATCGAAGGCCTGGGCCTCGCGCAGCTACCCGAGCCGATGGTCGCCGAAGGGTTGAGAACCGCAAGACTGGTGCACGTGCTGGAAGCCTACGCGCCGGTGATTCCGGGGGTGTTTCTCTGCTATCCCAGCCGCCGGCAAATCTTGCCGAAGCTGCGCGCGTTCATTGATCACGTGAAGAACCGCCCGGCGGGCGATGGCAAGGCCCAGATACACAGTGTCTCCGGGCCTGTCGGATCGCGGAAGAAGGGACCATTTGCTTGA
- a CDS encoding glutamate:Na+ symporter, ESS family, producing MNVGIYGTLVTASLVLLLGNRLVGWIPLLRSYTIPEPVAGGLLVAIVLLILRTTSHIEVRFDTALQTPLMLAFFATIGLNANLASLKSGGPLLLRFLALVIGLLLLQNAVGIALTYLLGIDPLYGLLVGSITLSGGHGTGAAWGKVFAEHHGLQSATEAAIACATFGLVMGGILGGPVARVLMRQVARKDAAHAANQAEKRGDSPAEAPLAFEEPKAEQATTPAAFIETLALIAISLAAGDALAQVLAGTAIELPTFVCVLFVGVVLSNALGLAGKPVLDHAVALLGNVSLALFLAMALMTLKLWDLASLALPVVSILVAQTVLMALYAIFVTFRVMGRNYDAVVLASGHCGFGLGATPTAIANMQAVTARFGHSHLAFLVVPMVGAFFIDIANAIVIKGYLALPIFH from the coding sequence ATGAACGTCGGTATCTATGGAACACTCGTCACGGCTTCACTGGTTCTGCTGCTGGGGAACAGGCTAGTCGGATGGATCCCCCTGCTGCGCAGCTATACGATTCCCGAACCCGTTGCCGGCGGGCTGCTGGTGGCCATCGTGCTGCTGATCCTGCGCACCACGAGCCACATCGAAGTACGCTTCGATACCGCACTGCAAACACCGCTGATGCTCGCCTTCTTCGCGACCATCGGCCTCAACGCCAACCTCGCCAGCCTCAAGTCAGGCGGCCCGCTGTTGCTGCGTTTTCTCGCTCTCGTGATCGGCTTGCTGCTCCTGCAGAATGCAGTAGGCATCGCCCTCACTTATCTACTGGGCATCGATCCTCTGTATGGTTTGCTGGTCGGTTCGATCACCCTGTCCGGCGGTCATGGCACAGGCGCTGCATGGGGCAAGGTGTTCGCCGAACACCATGGACTTCAATCCGCCACCGAGGCGGCGATTGCCTGCGCGACTTTCGGCCTCGTGATGGGCGGCATTCTCGGCGGCCCCGTGGCGCGCGTGCTGATGCGGCAAGTCGCGAGGAAGGACGCCGCGCATGCCGCGAATCAAGCAGAGAAGCGCGGCGACAGCCCCGCCGAAGCGCCGCTCGCCTTCGAAGAACCGAAGGCGGAACAAGCCACTACGCCTGCCGCCTTCATTGAGACGCTGGCACTGATCGCGATCAGCCTCGCGGCCGGCGACGCGCTCGCACAAGTATTGGCCGGCACCGCGATCGAGCTGCCGACTTTTGTCTGCGTGCTATTCGTCGGCGTGGTGCTAAGCAATGCACTCGGGCTTGCGGGCAAGCCCGTTCTCGATCACGCCGTCGCCCTGCTCGGCAACGTGAGCCTCGCGCTATTCCTCGCCATGGCGCTGATGACGCTCAAGCTCTGGGACCTCGCCTCGCTAGCGCTGCCGGTCGTTTCGATTCTCGTCGCGCAGACCGTTTTGATGGCGCTCTATGCGATCTTCGTCACGTTCCGCGTGATGGGCCGCAACTATGATGCTGTCGTGCTCGCCTCCGGCCATTGCGGTTTCGGACTCGGCGCCACGCCCACGGCGATTGCCAACATGCAGGCCGTCACAGCCCGCTTCGGCCATTCGCACCTCGCGTTTCTGGTCGTGCCGATGGTGGGCGCTTTCTTTATCGACATTGCCAATGCGATCGTCATCAAGGGATATCTGGCCTTGCCGATCTTTCATTAG